GGAGATAGCGATCGCGCCGATAGTTTATTCGATCTCGCTGCTGACTACTGGAAACGTGCTATCCAAATAGATCCCAACAACTATCTCGAAGCACAAAACTGGCTCAAAACCACCGGACGTTTATCAAAAGATATTTACTTTTAATGGTAATGGGAAAGTCAAAAGTGAAAAGTTAAAAGTCAAAAACTATAGATGACAAACTACTAACTACCAATTACCAATTACCATCCATGCTCGACAAAGAACAAGTTCGTAAAGTTGCCCATCTCGCACGCTTAGCACTCACTCCCGAAGAGGAGGAACAATTTACCACTCAATTGAGTAGCATTCTAGATTATTTCGAGCAGTTGAGCGAACTTGACGTAACTGACGTACCTCCAACCATGCGGGCAATTGATGCTAGTAACATCACCCGTGCGGATAAACTAGAACCATATGGCGATCGCGATGC
This window of the Chroococcidiopsis thermalis PCC 7203 genome carries:
- the gatC gene encoding Asp-tRNA(Asn)/Glu-tRNA(Gln) amidotransferase subunit GatC; this translates as MLDKEQVRKVAHLARLALTPEEEEQFTTQLSSILDYFEQLSELDVTDVPPTMRAIDASNITRADKLEPYGDRDAILESAPEQDGEFFKVPKILNEA